In a genomic window of Muntiacus reevesi chromosome 1, mMunRee1.1, whole genome shotgun sequence:
- the MRPL24 gene encoding large ribosomal subunit protein uL24m has product MRLSALLALASKVTLPPNYRYGMSRPGSLADKRKNPPGTRRRRVAVEPIPEEDWHLFCGDRVEILEGKDAGKQGKVVQVIRQRNWVVVEGLNTHYRYVGKTVDFRGTMVPSEAPLLHSQVKLVDPMDRKPTEVEWRFTEAGERVRVSTRSGRIIPKPDVPRADGIVPETWIDGPKDTSVEDALEKTYVPRLKTLEEEVMEAMGIQETRRHKKVYWY; this is encoded by the exons ATGAGGCTCTCTGCTCTGCTGGCCTTGGCATCTAAGGTCACCCTGCCTCCCAACTACCGCTATGGGATGAGCCGCCCAGGCTCCTTGGCAGATAAAAGGAAGAACCCTCCAGGGACCAGGCGGCGCCGGGTGGCTGTGGAGCCCATCCCTGAGGAAGACTGGCATCTGTTCTGTGGAGACAGG GTAGAGATCCTAGAAGGCAAGGACGCCGGGAAGCAAGGCAAAGTGGTTCAAGTTATCCGGCAGCGAAACTGGGTGGTTGTCGAGGGGCTGAATACA CATTACCGCTATGTTGGCAAGACTGTAGATTTCCGGGGAACCATGGTCCCCAGCGAAGCACCCTTGCTCCACAGCCAAGTCAAACTTGTGGATCCTATGGACAG GAAACCCACTGAAGTGGAGTGGAGATTCACTGAGGCAGGAGAGCGAGTACGAGTGTCCACAAGATCAGGAAGGATCATCCCGAAACCTGATGTTCCCAGAGCTGATGGCATCGTCCCTGAAACATGGATTG ATGGCCCCAAAGACACATCAGTAGAAGATGCTCTAGAAAAAACCTATGTGCCTCGTCTAAAGACATTGGAGGAGGAGGTGATGGAGGCCATGGGGATCCAGGAGACTCGGAGACACAAGAAAGTCTATTGGTATTGA